Within Spinacia oleracea cultivar Varoflay chromosome 4, BTI_SOV_V1, whole genome shotgun sequence, the genomic segment tataaatatatatgtatGCATGGGATTTCACTATTTCTCATGTATACAAAGCCACAAACCAAAGCAAAGATTTATACAATAAAAGAAGAAACCTTCTCTGAACTTCTTGACAATAACATTGGCATCAGGCATCGTTCCAATTAGGATGCCACCTGGTCGAAGTAATGCTGAAATATTAGCCAATGCTCGTCGTGCACGTGCCTCAGTAGACCATGAATAATGCAAGGCAAACTGCAGATTCAAAGAGTTGCAAGGGGAAAAAGGTGTTCAATTTACCAACACAAAAGCATCTTCCACAAACACTATTCAAAACAGTCATGGTCCATGACTCCATGAGAAAAAACAAGGACCAGACTTTAAAGTCTAAATCTAAGATAAGAGGGATGCAATTTACTATCAATATGTTCATCCCAAAGTAAGACGAGCCTAGGTTTAAAGTTCCCATGCAATGAAAAAATTCCACTTCATTAGAactacgcaaaaaaaaaaaaaaaaaaaaaaaaaacagaaccaaaaaaaaaaaaagaaaaagaaacaggAGCAAATCTTCCGTAGCAGGTCCATTCATTAGCAATAAGTTACGCTGACTTAACTcaattaagttattaaaagaAAACCCTAGAACTGATGAAATGTAAATTGAAATCTAAATTCGACAAGTTCGGATAAAAAGTGACTCAGCTGTTTCACATAACTCACCTGGCAACTGCAAAGGTCAAAAGGGCCATCGTCTGCCAATTCTCTGTCCAGCCGAACCTGAAATTATCCGCATATACCAAGAAGTAATCAGTATTTTTTTATCCATTAAAAATTCAGTAGTTGATGATATCGTCAGCTGCTAATAGGTTCATGAAAGTTAGAAAACATAACTAATCATATCACATAACTATAAATATAGTTCATAATTCATAATAACTCGTTGCCTGTCAAAACTACCTCAAAGCAATCTCCACATAAGAGGCGGGCGGGAAATTTGAATTTCTTACGACGCTGATTCTGATCCGCATCACCGTTATACCGCGTACGGCAATCTTCTATCTGCACAGTCTCTAAATTTAAGCTATATGGCAATATATGGAAAAGGCATTGGGGTAACGATAATGAATGGTTGCAATACGTAGAAAAGGAGCTTGAGCATAGTAGTCAGACTAGTTACTCATCAGCAGCTTATATCAcagaaaagtaaaaaaaaaaaaaaaaagaactgcTAAATGCTAAGATTCTATGCCATACCGAGCCTTCCGCAATATCAATTCCAACATAGTATCCAATCCTTGCCTTGTCCCACTTTATAAGATCCCCACCCTGACACATGGTGAGGTAGAGAAACAATCAGAACTTTGTTGTACAATCACATCATCAGACAATGATCACTAACCAGACAAAACCAAAAAATTACCTTTCCACATGCGAGATCAAGAACAGCATTCCCAGGCCGGGCATAAAGCTGAATTAAGACACTTTTTATCTGAACAATTAGAAACAAAGTAAGACATTTTTATTACAAAAATACTACAAAAAATCCCAATTTGAGTTCACAAAGAATACCCAGTTGTTAAGTTTCTTCAAATGGATAATCGGACTAGCTTCTCGTTCTTCTAATGTCTGGTTTGTTCTTGCACTGTAATGATCAGCTACATCCCGTGCATAAATTTTCGTACTCTCATCTTCAAGAAATTCTCCATCCCCTGAATTAACatcaattttttatttgtattcAATGGACTAATATACAAAGCATTACCCTGTATAAAATTACACCATCCCACAGTCTCACATGGTAACACGGTATGCAACATGATCATGTGGGGAGGAGAATGTGAGAGGGCACAAAATTACACCCGAGAGTAAGACAGAAATTGCCCATAAAAGGAGAATAGTTCTCTTTAATCAAAGaactataattaaaatttaCATTAACTTTATTAAGCCTTACATATCA encodes:
- the LOC110797953 gene encoding mRNA cap guanine-N7 methyltransferase 1 gives rise to the protein MKRGHQGSPSGPPQSRFKPNPEGDGEFLEDESTKIYARDVADHYSARTNQTLEEREASPIIHLKKLNNWIKSVLIQLYARPGNAVLDLACGKGGDLIKWDKARIGYYVGIDIAEGSIEDCRTRYNGDADQNQRRKKFKFPARLLCGDCFEVRLDRELADDGPFDLCSCQFALHYSWSTEARARRALANISALLRPGGILIGTMPDANVIVKKFREAEGLEFGNSVYWIRFDEDSADKKFKASSPFGIRYKFHLEDAVDCPEWVVPFHVFKSLAEEYDFELVFAKNNHQFVEEYLKKPEFGDLMRRLGALGDTHDKSTLTPDEWEVAYLYLAFVLRKRGQPDPTQKWSMKKGDNDTPIKKEDIMYITS